CATGGTTGGCCTCTTCCAAGCCAGGAAGAGTGTCCCAGGGTAGAGCTGTGGCTTTCTTCCATGCAGCTGGGCCTCAGTGGATCTCTGTCAGGcatattcacatattttaaagtaaacataaaacaacatgtttccctatggcttttaaaaacatctttagtGTTCTTTGTCCCCTGTCTCTCCCTTCATTTtgtattctcctccctcccccatccaaaGGTCCTTCCCATTTTCACACTTCTCCCTTGATAATATCTGTGTCCTGCTATTCCCCTCTGCAGAGCTGCTTCCAGCCCCTGCCCACCCTCACCCTGGTCCCTTTGGTACCTTTCACTTTCCTGGTTTTTGTGGTCACTCCAGGCAATGCACTAACTAAAGATTCAGAGCTAGGATCCACAAATGATAGAGAACATGCAGTATATCTATTTCTGGGTTACCTTATTCAGAATGATATattccagttccatctatttgcttgcaaatttcactTTCTTTAGAGTTGCAaagaattccattgtgtacattACCACATTTTCACTGTTCATTCACCAGTTGCAGGGCATTGAGGTTGTTTCATTTCCTGGCTGCTGTTGATAGAGCAGTGATGAGCATGGCTAAGCAAGTGTCTGGGGAATAGCAGGCCAGTCCTTTGGGCACACCAAGGAGTGTCACAGCTGGGTCATGCCATAGATATGCATTTAGCTTTTTGAGAAGTCTCGGCACTGGCCTTCACAATTCCTGAACCAGTTTGCAGTCCCATGACAGTCAGTGAGGCCCCTTTTCCACATCCCTGCTCAGTTATTTTCTTGCCATTTTGACTGATTTaaattgaaatctcaaagtcgttgattttcatttttctgatttctaggaattttgaacacttttaaagatatttctaatccatttttatttctatttagttcttttttggtattctggatattagtcctcaTTCTAGAAGTTCTATTCATGTAGAAAACCCTAATATACTCATAAAACTCAAAGGCTTATACACAGCAAAGTAAACAATCAGTCCAGTAAAGAAGTCCTGGGAGtgagagagaatctttgccagctatacatctgagaggactaatatccagaatatttttttaaaaaaataactaactGGGAGTAAAGATGGGCAAGAAGTATCTTTAAAAGTATTCAACATGATTAGCTAcaggggaaatgaaaatcaaaactactttgagatttcagtttacctcagttttttgtttttgtatttgtttttgagacagagtctctctatgtagccctggtcatcctagaactcactctgtagaccaggctggccatgaactcagagttctgcctccagagtgctgggatcaaaggcttgcaccaccactgctcagctagtttactatatatatgttttattcaatggcttacaggctgtggtccagataGTCCAATAGCTGCCTACCAATGGagggtccaagaatccagtagctgttcTCTCTGCAGTACTGGATGTTTCAGCTGGTCTTCGGTGTACTCTGGAATCCTGAAGATGAAGGCTCTGGAGGAATGGACTTGATGCCAAGAGTGAGAACAAGCAGACCAAAGGAAAGCCAATTTCCTGCCTCAGAATGTGTGGCCCAAATTGAAGGTGGAtttccctgtctcaaaagatctgaattaaagatGTGTCATCCCTACTCAAatatctggattagaagtgggttTTCTCACTTCAagtaatttaattaagaaaaaatccctcacaggtgtgtccagccACTTAGGCTTTAGTTAATTCCAgttgtagtcaagttgacaatcaagaatagaCATCACAATGAGGTCCCACTTGTCAAGTGATGGCCTTAATTCctgaacaaatatttttattcagaagTCTTTTCCTGAATCTATATTCTGTAGGGTACTGCCAACGTTTTCTTTGAGCACTTCCAGTGTTTTAGGTTTCACAGTGAGCTCTTTGATACAttggcagtttttttttgtttgtttgtttggttagtttgctttttttttgtgtgtgtgtgttttgtgcatgcctctgcgtgtgtgtgtgtgtgtgtgtgtgtgtgtgtgtgtgtgtgtgtgtgtgttcagggtgatggatatgggtctaattttattcttttatatgtgGTCATCCCATTTTCCAaatatcatttgttgaagatgctttgttCTCTGCAGTGTGTATTTTTGTCATCTTTGTCAATATCAGATGGGCACAGTTGCATGCCCTTATGTTTATGCTTTCCattttgttccattgatctacatATCTGCTTCTGTGGTATGGTAgcttcatgctgtttttattactacaccTCTGTAACACAGCTTGAAATCTGGTATGGTAACCCACCcccagcatttttctttttacttagaaTTTGCTTGGCTATTCTGGTCtattgtgttctccaatatattgtgcaccctaataaacttattagGAGAACAaaatagccactagatatagaggccagaaaatggtggcacacacacctttaatcctaacattccaaggcagagatccatctggatctctgtgagttcaatgtcacactggaaatagccaggcatggtgacacatgcctttaatcccaagaagtgatggcaggaagcagaaaggtatataaggcatgaggaccaaaaACTGGAGCCTGctaagcttttgagcagcaattcagctgagatccatttggatgaggactcagaggcttccagtctgaggaaacaggatcagctgaagaactggtgaggtgagatggctgtggcttgttctgcttctctgattttccagcttTAGCCCCAATACCTTtctccaggttttgtttttattagtaagaccttttaagattcttgctacatctggcacccaaaaTGGGgcaaatgtacataggcttggaagagaaaaaaaagtaatatatgcagttatatataGAGatagtaacttaaaaaaataaagtctttaaagagaaaataaaagtaatataaaaaataagccacataaagatggatatcacacagagaatctggattatgttgtctttgggatttttagctgcagaaagacatttgattgtaaagactgctcagttaaaccaatatgcatattttaaaagtaccttgacttcaaaatttggatgtatggatatgttgctttggaaaggaggctctgcttttgtttccatagaaagcaAGAGACTATGGCTTTATtgcagattaagatacatcaggtttgaccagccaagaccccctgaaaggtctacaatgacaccatggcccagatgatccaacattcagaatggtttcaagacaactggcttaGACAATACAGCTTCACGGACTACctcataagcctaaaattttctttgtgtccccataagatacagtacCCTCATCTAGTAGGAAGTAGTATAAGAAggtacacccaaattcccaaatataccaaactggCTTAGGAGATGGAATTTGCTcactctttctctaaacccaagcatattccaaaaaaaaaaataaataaataaataaaaaaaagaggttgagagattcttgtgttccatatcagaagagctctctggtgtgggacagagaaaaaccaatatttttatttaaagcaggtttattataaatgcaatctctttctaaagaagaaaagggaacagtatagataatgataggatgaaagggtagattattgaacctacttttaaagagcaacaacttgtttagaaatgttttacattggtatagattttggtttattgatacaaatttagagttggttttgttcatatatatatatgtgtatatatatatatatatatacatacatacatatttctactcttgtttaaggtattatgtttatgtaactcatttagattataatggatagttaagaaatacagattaataattagtcttctatgatagttaagttttctaggtatacatagatataattcaattaggtaggtaatcttcaaacacttcaaagacctacagaatatggcatttaaaatgttttaaaaatttagactttctggacagtgagacatttctgctcctggcagcactgatttaacttcagagaggaagatgggcattgaagacactctatatggagtttatcttcttcttggaaaaaatagccatttgggcaagacactgttcttgcctggactgcttgaaaaaatgtattgactagacatacaggacccatatgaaggtgaccactaaactttgcaaggcaaaatagtccttcaggttcctgctttgcagaggaaattgccagacattctacagaacacagagaaaagtaacagagactctaggcctgtgggctaaaaaCAGATGCCcaaactttacagaggaactttgggtgactgtccaggctgacagctgtctctgtctaatctcacaagactcccaaaagttgcttgcatcctcctCCCAtttttcaggtaatattatatccttctgcaGTCTTTGATATATATAGTTGAAGActactttgttgaaagtgttGACCATTTCTAGAGGTTTTCTAGCAGACTTTTTGGGGTCTCTTATGTATAAAATTTTATCTTCAAATAGGAACAATTTGAATTCTTTTCCCATTTTAGTTCATGTGatttccttctcttgggctccaGTGAGTGAATACtatattgaaaaggagtggggaTAGAAGACAGtcctattttatttctaatttcacTGAGATTGCTTCAAATTTCTCTCCActtaggatgatgttggctgtggattTGTCCTATAGCCTTTACTATGTTGGGGGTAATCTAGTTTTATTCTTTCTAAGACTTCTATTACAAAGTCATATTGAATAGTGTCAAAACTCTTCACTGTATCATTGagatatgatttttgtttttaagtccatTGATATGATTTCAAACTACACCTTTATCTCTGGCATAAAGCTAACTTGGTTATAGAGGATTATCTATTTGGTATATGATTGTatttgatttgcaaatattttattaagaatccTTGTATCTATGTTTATGAGGGATATTGGCTTGTAGTTTCTTTTTGGTTGTGTCTTTTAATGTATATTCTTTAGTGTtcgggtagaatgttctgtagatgtataTTGGGCAATTACCTCATGTCATTTAACTTCAatgtttctctctcatttttttgtctagatgacctgtttATTGGAAAGAATAGGTTACTGATCACTCACTATCACTATGTTATGATTAAACTGTAACTTACATGGAGTGCTCTTTATGAATTAGCCTATGTTTGTTACATGTATGTTCAGAATTATAACATCAACATGATAGGTGTTGTTCCCTTTATGAACATAAAGAGACCTTGgttgtcttttatatttttagttagaAGTCTATTCTTATCAGATATTAGAGTAGATACACCTGCTTGttattagtttcattttttttggaaTACCCTTTTAATCCTTTCACCCTAAAGTGGTATGCATCTTTGGTAGTGATGTATGTTTCTTGGAGGAGAAAACATATGGTTATTGGTGGgctttcttttgccttttaattttaaaatctgttgATAATGTCATATATGACTACACTGTGTTTATACAATTTATACAATCTCTACCCCTATTTCCCCACCAAGTAATCTCATGTGCCCTTACTGTCTCTTAAATTTATGATCTCTGCTCTTggtgttaatatatatattaacacacacacacacacacacacacacacacacacacacacacaccctgcagagTCAAAATTTACAGTTCCTtgtctgtacatgtgtttagggatgACCACATGGGATTGTATAATATATCTGAGGCTTGTCTCAGAAGATAACTAATTTCCCCTCTCTCAGTAGCTTTTGGTTGCTTGTATCTCTTACTCTAGGAGTAGGACCTCCCCACATCCACCCTGGCATGTTAACTGCTGtggtcattatgcaggtcttgttcaggcaaacatattgttgagattttatgTTTGCAGCAAATCTCAAATCAGACATTCTGCTTTCtggttattaaaataaaattacgtGGTCATCattagaaaatctttaatttatatttaatgtttgaTGTTTTATTAAATTAAGTCTTTGAGGACTTGGAAAGTACTCCTGGCATTGCAAGGATGACTGGGATTATTCAgatgtaaaatataaattaacatGGGTAGAGTTGTAGGCTCCACCCCCCAGGTGTTCATAATTAATACAGATACAAAGAACATATGGCCAAATCCTGCACATAAAGATACCAGCACAGAGCACTTCAGAGGAATGTCCATCTTGTCTGGGAAGATTCATAGCTTAGTTTGGCTGAAATGCTGATATATTTTCCTGctgaattcagaaaagaaagtcagtaACGCTGAGAACACTGCCTTTAATTTCATATCTCATTCTTAAGTAATAAGTACAACAGAGTGATTTAACTGGGTGATAATTTTAGATTATTAAAATGATGCTGAGAAGAACAGAGTGTATTTTTATTAAGATTATAGCATCCACACAGGAATATTGGCTCCATCCTACTAGTATTTCCCAGGCACATGTCCCACTTGTAATCTTTGAGAGAAGGCATGTTTCCTTAGGACTTTTCTTAGAGCTGCAGCCACATCTCTATTTCTCAAACTGTAAATGAGTGGGTTCAACATTGGAGTGAGAATGGTGTAGAAGGCTGACACAACCTTGTCTTTCTCAGGTGTGTGGTAGGAATGGGGCAGTACGTTGGTATAGAAGGCTGCCCCATAAAAAATGCTTACTACTATAATGTGGGAGGAACATGTGGTGAAGGCTTTACGCCGGCCCTCAGCAGAGCTCATGTGGTAGACAGTGATGAGGATGCGTGTATAGGAGACTGAAATGAAGGATATTGGGATGAGCAGCATCAGTACACAGCATGCATACATCAAGGTTTCATAGAGTGATGTGTCTGTGCAGGATAGCTTCAGCACAGCTGGGATTTCACAGAAAAAGTGGTTGATCTCTCGAGATCCACAGTAGGGAAAGCTCATAGTGACAGGTGTCAGCATGAATCCATCCAAAGACCCACCTGCCCAAGAACCCAGCACCATAAGTAAACATACCCTTGGACTCATGATTATGGGGTACCGTAGAGGATTACACACAGCCACAAATCGATCATAAGCCATGAGGCCCAGCAGGAAAAACTCCCCCCCAATCAGTGTCAGGTAGAGAAATATTTGCAGTGCACATCCCAGAAAGGAAATGGTCTTTTCTTTGGACAGGAGATCTTGGAGCATCTTGGGGACAGTGATACAGATGTAGACAGTATCCATGATGGACAACTGGCTGAGCAaaaagtacatgggtgtgtgaagACGAGAGTCCACACGAATGAGCATAATCATGACCAAGTTGGCTGTTACAGCCACCACAAAGATGGAAAAGACCACAGCAAAGATCAGCCCGGGGAATGCTGGGTGGGTGATGAGGCCCAGGAGGATGAAGTCAGTGGAGTTCTGGTAAATAGCCTCCATTTCCAAAGTGCATGGCAGTTCTGTGGGGCTGTAGAGGAAGAAAGTTGGTGAATCAACTACCTTTTTTTGGGTTTGTGAAGCACTTGCTGTTAGCCGTGTCCAAAGCAATATAGGTTAAAGGAAAGAATGTTCACCCCATAATCCTCTTGACTCCTGTCTTGAGCGTTAGCAGTAAGATGTTTCACAAGTCAAAGTTTAAACTCAAGTTTATCCATTTTGATGGATCATCATGAATCTAAGCTCTCTAAGTTGGATGAAGGAAGTAAATGTAAGCATCAATAATAgcacttcttttatattttgaactACCTTTTACATAATTCTAATAATCATATCACTCCACATTGAATTTTCTGCGACATTGATTACTACACTATATCTGCTCTATTGTCTTGTAACCAATGTACTTCATTACTTTATTAAATTAATCtcattaatttatgtttttctctcctggtaAGATAATTATAGTTTAATATTTTATACAGATGTTATTCACGACTAAAGAAATTCTTATGACATGATCATATGATCAAGTTTTTGGATAAaaattgggttttttgtttgtttgtttgtttgtttttggctatGGGGATTACTACACATCTATGAATAAGTTTGGGACATCAGATTAATAAGTCACTGAAAATAATTTCCTGTGAGGGCTAGCTCTGCCCTGCCCTATCATACAACTTTGTACCCCAGAGAAGGCTCTTGTCTTAGGTGTAAATACTTCAATGAttcatttctgtttgttcttGCAAGATAGCTTGGGGTTAGAGTTCTCAGATTAGGGTCTCTAGAGTCTCTACTTAGAAAGCAGTACTTGAGGTTCCTCAGTGTAGAGGTCTTTCTGACTGACACCATGAAAGCAGCAGTGATTTGTGATAAGTGCTGCACCACTACATTTAATAATATATTCTTCTCTTAAATTACTATCCAGTCAAAAGATCAGTAGATTTCCTTAACAGGGTGTTCCAAGCATATCCAAATATGATCCATTCAAAATCCATTGCTAACATGGCTTTCCCCCcaactttattttctcctctatTATTGATCTTCaatgtttataaataaaaggaACTCCTTAATTTAAAAACCCTTTTGAATAATTTGAATGGATTCTCATGTTTTCCTATCCAGGAATACAAATGTGTTCTTCTTTAGTATGTCCAGTGATATCAAGGGATATATTGTTAACATTTATTACTAGATCATGACATGTCATTTCATGATAGAATTTCTaaagaaacatatttatataaaataataaattctttaGACGTAACTGTATCTTCTAGTTCACAGTAGTCAAATAGTTTCTGAAGCACTAAGCTAAAATATAACTTATTTGTACTgaagcaaaaattaaataataaaagcaacaaagaaataatttttcttagCTTTCCTGTAAGATGGTTCTTTGCTATTGTTAATAAGTCAAATAGAAGAGCCAAAATACAAATGGAGGAAATATAGAAAACAATTTTTGTTAGTATGTGCTAAAATATATAGTTGTCATGTATTATCagttaaggaaggaaaaaattctgagaattaaatattaattcatgACAAGGTTGATAAAAAACCAGCCATTTTGTCTCCTTTAACATGCAAATCCAGTTCTGAGCCACTCATAAAGAAaccatatttaaaaacattacaaACTAAAATTCCACTTAGAGGGCTTCTGTCATGACTGTTTGGAAACCAAAATATTCATGCAGGCAGGCAA
The nucleotide sequence above comes from Peromyscus maniculatus bairdii isolate BWxNUB_F1_BW_parent chromosome 9, HU_Pman_BW_mat_3.1, whole genome shotgun sequence. Encoded proteins:
- the LOC102913158 gene encoding olfactory receptor 2T2; this encodes MEAIYQNSTDFILLGLITHPAFPGLIFAVVFSIFVVAVTANLVMIMLIRVDSRLHTPMYFLLSQLSIMDTVYICITVPKMLQDLLSKEKTISFLGCALQIFLYLTLIGGEFFLLGLMAYDRFVAVCNPLRYPIIMSPRVCLLMVLGSWAGGSLDGFMLTPVTMSFPYCGSREINHFFCEIPAVLKLSCTDTSLYETLMYACCVLMLLIPISFISVSYTRILITVYHMSSAEGRRKAFTTCSSHIIVVSIFYGAAFYTNVLPHSYHTPEKDKVVSAFYTILTPMLNPLIYSLRNRDVAAALRKVLRKHAFSQRLQVGHVPGKY